The Niastella koreensis GR20-10 genome includes a window with the following:
- a CDS encoding UxaA family hydrolase, protein MKQKVLKVNADDNVVVALTNLSKGETVSLDGQEYTLTDDIAAKHKFVATDLQAGDSIIMYGVLVGKAQSPIKKGGLISTGNVKHAANDFEISARRNTDWKKPDVSKFAGRTFMGYHRPNGEVGTANYWLVIPMVFCENRNLDVLQESLVRDLGYGRNKKYKYQAQQLIELYKTGKSVEDILNADIRTSAGEDNAQRLFPNVDGIKFLNHEGGCGGTRQDAQALCGLLAGYITHPNCAGATVLSLGCQNAQVSILEEEIKKRDANFSKPLYILEQQKIGLESDLLAAAIKHTFAGLILANQTKREAAPLSKLTIGLECGGSDGFSGISANPAIGYTSDLLVGLGGSVILSEFPELCGVEQGLSDRCVQVDIAKRFSSLMKTYNARAVAVGSGFDMNPSPGNIKDGLITDAIKSAGAAKKGGTSPVTDVLDYPEKVSKPGLNLLCTPGNDVESTTAEVASGANIVLFTTGLGTPTGNPIAPVVKLSSNTILYNKMRDIIDINTGTIIEGEETIEQAGERILDYVIKVASGELEISAVRHGQDDFIPWKRGVSL, encoded by the coding sequence ATGAAGCAAAAGGTCTTAAAAGTTAATGCAGATGATAACGTGGTAGTAGCACTTACCAACTTATCAAAAGGGGAAACAGTATCGTTAGATGGGCAGGAATATACACTCACGGATGATATTGCGGCCAAACATAAGTTCGTAGCTACCGATCTGCAGGCAGGCGACTCCATCATCATGTATGGCGTACTGGTTGGAAAGGCCCAGAGCCCCATTAAAAAAGGCGGCCTCATTTCAACCGGCAACGTAAAACATGCAGCAAACGACTTTGAAATAAGCGCCCGGCGCAATACAGACTGGAAGAAACCAGATGTATCCAAATTTGCCGGCCGCACCTTTATGGGCTATCATCGCCCTAACGGTGAGGTAGGAACCGCCAACTACTGGCTGGTGATTCCCATGGTATTTTGTGAGAACCGTAACCTGGACGTATTGCAGGAATCACTGGTACGCGACCTGGGGTATGGCCGTAACAAAAAATACAAATACCAGGCTCAACAGCTTATAGAGCTGTACAAGACCGGTAAAAGCGTTGAAGACATTCTGAACGCCGACATTCGTACAAGCGCCGGCGAAGACAACGCACAGCGTTTATTCCCCAACGTAGATGGCATCAAGTTCCTGAACCACGAAGGTGGTTGTGGCGGCACCCGTCAGGACGCACAGGCCTTGTGCGGTTTGCTGGCTGGTTACATTACGCATCCCAACTGCGCCGGCGCTACCGTGCTGAGCCTGGGTTGCCAGAATGCACAGGTGTCTATCCTGGAAGAAGAGATCAAAAAACGGGATGCTAACTTCAGCAAACCCTTATATATCCTGGAGCAACAGAAGATCGGTCTGGAATCTGATCTGCTGGCTGCAGCTATCAAACATACATTCGCAGGACTCATTCTTGCCAACCAAACCAAACGCGAAGCAGCGCCTTTGAGCAAGCTCACGATCGGGTTGGAATGCGGTGGCAGTGATGGTTTCTCCGGTATCTCTGCCAACCCCGCTATCGGTTATACCTCCGATCTGCTGGTAGGCCTGGGCGGTTCAGTAATTCTGTCTGAGTTCCCTGAACTGTGCGGTGTAGAACAGGGGTTAAGCGATCGTTGCGTACAGGTTGACATCGCTAAAAGATTCTCCAGTCTGATGAAGACGTACAACGCCAGGGCAGTAGCCGTGGGCAGTGGTTTCGATATGAACCCTTCGCCCGGTAACATCAAAGACGGATTGATCACCGATGCCATCAAATCGGCCGGTGCTGCTAAAAAAGGAGGTACCTCACCGGTAACCGATGTACTGGATTATCCGGAGAAAGTAAGCAAACCAGGTTTGAACCTGCTGTGCACCCCCGGTAACGATGTGGAATCAACCACAGCCGAAGTAGCCAGCGGTGCAAACATCGTATTGTTCACTACCGGTTTGGGAACCCCTACAGGTAACCCCATTGCACCAGTAGTTAAATTATCGAGCAATACCATTTTATATAACAAAATGCGCGATATCATCGATATAAACACCGGAACCATCATTGAAGGTGAAGAAACCATTGAGCAGGCCGGCGAGCGTATACTGGATTATGTGATAAAAGTAGCCAGCGGTGAACTGGAAATCAGTGCGGTAAGGCATGGTCAGGATGATTTCATCCCCTGGAAGAGAGGCGTGTCTTTATAA
- a CDS encoding tagaturonate reductase gives MILSRYNLKNISAQDIEAPADSVFDLPEKVLQFGTGVLLRGLPDYFIDKANRQGVFNGRVVVVKSTDSDSSAFDKQDGLYTLCVRGLDGGKTVEENIINSSISRVLSAKDEWSEILQCAHNPNMQIIISNTTEVGIQLVQDDIHRLPPVSFPGKLLAFLLERYKAFDGSRDSGMVIVPTELILDNGKKLESIVLELAHLNGLDDTFIQWLENCNYFCSSLVDRIVPGKPDSAIREKLEKTFGYKDELLTMSEVYRLWAIEGGEHIKSVLTFASVDEGVVIAPDINLFRELKLRMLNGTHTLSCGLAYLAGFGTVKQAMDDAAMQTFISRLMLNEIATGIPYDVEQGVSQTFGSKVLDRFANPNIEHHWINITMQYTSKMKMRNVPVIQKYAERVKAVPENIALGFAAYLLFLKPVAKKQDKFYGEWQGKEYHIQDDFAPYFFEKWSKLKPAQLADEVLADTSLWGADLSAIPGFAQAVKDNMAALLENGVAKTIQHQTQKVLA, from the coding sequence ATGATCCTTTCGAGGTACAACCTGAAAAATATCAGTGCGCAGGATATAGAAGCCCCTGCAGATTCAGTTTTTGATCTTCCTGAAAAAGTATTGCAGTTTGGTACCGGCGTATTGTTACGCGGGTTACCGGATTATTTCATTGACAAAGCCAACCGCCAGGGCGTTTTCAATGGCCGGGTGGTAGTGGTGAAATCAACGGATAGCGATTCTTCTGCATTTGATAAACAGGACGGATTATACACTTTATGCGTACGTGGTTTGGATGGCGGTAAAACAGTGGAAGAGAACATCATCAACTCTTCTATTAGCCGCGTGCTGAGCGCAAAAGACGAGTGGAGCGAAATTCTGCAATGCGCCCACAATCCCAATATGCAGATCATTATTTCCAATACTACCGAGGTAGGCATCCAGCTGGTACAGGACGATATCCATCGCCTGCCCCCCGTTAGCTTCCCCGGTAAACTGCTGGCTTTCCTGTTAGAGCGCTATAAGGCGTTTGATGGCAGCCGCGACAGTGGTATGGTGATCGTTCCTACCGAGCTGATCCTCGATAATGGAAAAAAACTGGAATCCATTGTACTGGAACTGGCTCACCTGAACGGCCTGGATGATACCTTCATTCAGTGGCTCGAGAACTGCAACTATTTCTGCAGCTCCCTCGTTGACCGCATTGTACCCGGTAAACCCGATAGCGCCATCCGCGAGAAGCTGGAAAAAACCTTTGGTTATAAAGACGAACTGCTCACCATGAGCGAAGTATACCGCCTGTGGGCCATCGAAGGCGGTGAGCACATAAAATCAGTACTCACCTTTGCCTCCGTTGACGAAGGCGTGGTGATTGCCCCCGATATCAACCTGTTCAGAGAACTGAAATTACGCATGCTGAACGGTACGCATACTTTGTCGTGCGGACTGGCTTACCTGGCTGGTTTTGGTACGGTGAAACAGGCCATGGACGATGCCGCTATGCAAACATTTATCAGCCGTTTGATGTTAAATGAAATAGCTACCGGTATTCCTTATGATGTAGAACAGGGCGTTTCCCAAACGTTTGGCAGTAAAGTACTCGATCGTTTCGCCAACCCGAACATCGAACACCACTGGATCAACATTACCATGCAATACACGTCAAAAATGAAGATGCGTAATGTGCCCGTGATCCAGAAATATGCAGAACGGGTAAAAGCAGTCCCTGAGAATATTGCTCTCGGATTTGCCGCTTATCTGTTATTTTTGAAGCCCGTTGCCAAAAAGCAGGACAAATTTTACGGCGAATGGCAGGGAAAAGAGTATCACATCCAGGACGATTTTGCCCCTTATTTCTTTGAAAAATGGAGCAAACTGAAACCAGCCCAGCTGGCCGACGAAGTGCTGGCCGATACCTCGCTGTGGGGAGCCGATCTGAGCGCCATCCCTGGCTTTGCCCAGGCGGTAAAAGACAACATGGCCGCATTACTGGAAAACGGGGTAGCTAAAACAATTCAACATCAGACCCAAAAAGTATTGGCATAA
- a CDS encoding glycoside hydrolase family 88 protein: MKISHALIVIGTSVTLTASAQQGTSVSGVTTTGKQNWSQGMAASVMGWWNDSLAKKPAHWSYDMGVVLKGMEALWRATGNAEYYKYIQKSMDAWVNEDGTIRGYDPHEFNIDNVNDGKLLLTLYRATEKVKYKKAADLLRSQLQNHPRTKEGSFWHKKVYPWQVWLDGLYMGQPFYAEYAMLFGEDTAFNDITRQFAAIERHTRDPKTGLLYHGWDESKEQKWANKQTGTSPHFWGRALGWYGMALVDALDYFPENHPGRDTLINILNRFTKAVTKVQDAKTGLWYDIVDMPTTPKNYVEASASSMLVYTIAKGIRKGYLPVTYWANAKKGYDGILKAFVDKNANGEVELKGTVKVSGLGGNPYRDGSFEYYMGEPVIVNDWKGIGAYLLAGAEMENMPADLVGKGKTVTVDYYFNHEDKKELNGFKYPTHYTWNEMSNNGFSLLGDIFSSYGAKLSTLEAAPTAENLAKTDVYIICDPDNLHDNKNPNYVNEEHVKALTAWVQKGGVLVLMANDSVNCDLEHFNKLANAFGINFSFRGRNFVQGNQYETGAVRIAAGNEVFKQTKKVYLKEISIIETKAPAKPLVKADNDIIMATARLGKGAVFAVGDPWLYNEYTDGRKIPLEYENANAAYELAKWLLQQGVKK; the protein is encoded by the coding sequence ATGAAGATTTCACACGCATTGATTGTCATAGGTACTTCGGTCACTTTAACTGCTTCCGCGCAACAGGGAACCTCTGTGTCGGGAGTAACAACTACAGGTAAACAGAACTGGTCACAGGGAATGGCGGCTTCGGTAATGGGCTGGTGGAACGATTCCCTGGCTAAAAAGCCTGCCCACTGGAGCTATGATATGGGCGTGGTGTTAAAAGGAATGGAAGCCTTGTGGAGAGCTACCGGCAACGCCGAGTATTACAAATACATTCAAAAAAGCATGGATGCATGGGTGAATGAAGATGGCACCATCAGAGGCTACGATCCCCATGAATTTAATATCGACAACGTAAACGATGGCAAACTGCTGCTTACTTTATACCGCGCCACAGAGAAGGTGAAGTATAAAAAAGCCGCCGATCTGTTACGCAGCCAGTTGCAAAATCATCCCCGCACAAAAGAAGGCAGCTTCTGGCATAAAAAAGTTTATCCCTGGCAGGTATGGCTCGATGGTTTGTACATGGGGCAACCCTTTTACGCCGAGTACGCCATGCTGTTTGGAGAAGATACCGCTTTCAATGATATCACCCGCCAGTTTGCAGCTATTGAGCGGCATACCCGCGACCCCAAAACCGGGTTGTTGTACCATGGCTGGGACGAATCGAAAGAACAAAAATGGGCCAACAAACAAACCGGTACCTCTCCGCATTTCTGGGGCCGCGCATTGGGCTGGTACGGAATGGCGCTGGTAGATGCGCTGGATTATTTTCCTGAAAATCATCCCGGCCGCGATACCCTCATAAACATTTTGAACCGTTTTACAAAAGCCGTTACCAAAGTACAGGACGCCAAAACCGGCCTGTGGTACGATATAGTGGATATGCCAACCACACCTAAGAACTATGTAGAAGCGTCAGCGTCGAGCATGCTGGTGTACACCATCGCCAAAGGCATTCGCAAAGGCTACCTGCCCGTTACCTATTGGGCAAACGCCAAAAAAGGCTACGATGGTATTTTGAAAGCCTTTGTTGATAAGAACGCAAACGGTGAAGTTGAATTAAAAGGAACAGTAAAAGTATCTGGCCTGGGTGGCAACCCTTACCGCGATGGCAGCTTTGAATACTATATGGGCGAACCGGTGATCGTTAACGACTGGAAAGGAATTGGCGCGTATTTGCTGGCCGGTGCAGAAATGGAAAACATGCCTGCCGACCTGGTAGGTAAAGGCAAAACGGTTACAGTAGATTATTACTTCAACCATGAAGACAAAAAAGAACTGAACGGGTTTAAATATCCCACCCACTATACCTGGAACGAAATGAGCAACAACGGTTTCAGCTTACTGGGCGATATCTTCAGCAGCTATGGCGCCAAACTCAGTACACTGGAAGCCGCACCAACTGCCGAAAACCTGGCCAAAACCGATGTGTACATCATTTGCGATCCGGATAACTTACATGATAACAAGAACCCCAATTATGTAAACGAAGAGCATGTAAAGGCATTGACAGCCTGGGTGCAAAAGGGCGGCGTGCTGGTGTTAATGGCCAACGACAGCGTCAATTGCGACCTGGAACATTTCAATAAACTGGCCAATGCATTCGGCATCAACTTCAGCTTCCGGGGCCGCAACTTTGTACAGGGCAACCAGTACGAAACCGGTGCGGTACGTATTGCTGCCGGCAACGAGGTGTTCAAACAAACCAAAAAGGTTTACCTGAAGGAGATCAGCATCATTGAAACAAAAGCCCCCGCCAAACCATTGGTGAAGGCAGACAACGATATCATTATGGCCACAGCCAGATTAGGCAAGGGAGCCGTGTTTGCCGTAGGCGATCCCTGGCTGTACAATGAGTACACCGATGGCCGTAAAATACCGCTGGAATATGAAAATGCTAACGCAGCTTATGAATTAGCTAAATGGCTATTGCAGCAGGGCGTAAAGAAGTAA
- a CDS encoding glycoside hydrolase family 28 protein, with the protein MNNWFKAAAVLGLMACSSGLSAQKLPVIQPTSFKKDSTWITKYGAVADGQMLNTQAINAAIDACNKKGGGVVVVPAGLWATGPITLKSNVNLHLKKGAVLQFTKDFNQYQLVEGNWEGIPQMRNQSPVSATNATNIAITGFGVIDGGGEAWRQVRKEKLTESQWKEWVAGGGVVSEDGKSWYPSEQWLKAAKMKNPGEFTPDKTPEFYKSIKDFLRPNLIVLTKCKKVLLEGVTFQNSAAWCLHPLMSEDLTVRNVTVKNPWFAQNGDGIDVESCNRVLIENSSFDVGDDGLCMKSGRDEAGRKRGMPTENVIIRDCKVYHAHGGFVIGSEMSGGARNIWVNNCTFIGTDIGLRFKTTRGRGGIVENIYCNDIQMIDIPGEAILFDMYYMSVDPVALAGEKRELPKVEKLPVDEGTPQFRNFVVKNVVCNGAAKGIFLRGIPEMHVKDVLLENCILQARKGIDCQEASGITFKNITILSKETNPVVDIINSDHLTFDKLTYKKDADLLFRVAGDRTKNISIQNTDASKAKDKIQYEFGATAQDVTIK; encoded by the coding sequence ATGAACAATTGGTTTAAAGCAGCAGCAGTACTTGGTTTAATGGCTTGTTCATCCGGTTTATCAGCCCAAAAACTACCGGTCATTCAGCCAACCAGTTTCAAAAAAGATTCAACCTGGATCACCAAATATGGAGCCGTTGCCGATGGCCAAATGTTAAACACACAGGCCATCAATGCCGCCATCGATGCCTGTAATAAAAAAGGCGGTGGGGTAGTGGTTGTACCAGCCGGACTTTGGGCTACCGGTCCCATTACGCTTAAAAGTAATGTAAACCTGCACCTGAAAAAAGGTGCGGTTTTACAATTCACCAAAGATTTTAACCAGTACCAGCTGGTGGAAGGCAATTGGGAAGGAATTCCGCAAATGCGCAACCAGAGCCCTGTATCGGCCACCAATGCCACCAATATTGCCATTACCGGCTTTGGCGTTATCGACGGCGGCGGCGAAGCCTGGCGCCAGGTTAGAAAAGAAAAGCTGACCGAAAGCCAGTGGAAAGAATGGGTGGCCGGCGGCGGCGTGGTAAGCGAAGATGGCAAATCCTGGTATCCCTCCGAACAATGGCTCAAAGCGGCTAAAATGAAAAATCCCGGTGAATTCACCCCCGACAAAACACCGGAATTCTATAAAAGCATAAAAGATTTTCTGCGTCCCAACCTGATAGTGCTCACCAAATGCAAAAAAGTATTACTGGAAGGAGTAACTTTTCAAAACTCGGCAGCCTGGTGTTTACACCCGCTCATGAGTGAAGATCTTACAGTAAGAAATGTTACGGTGAAGAACCCCTGGTTTGCGCAGAATGGCGATGGTATTGATGTAGAAAGCTGTAACCGCGTATTGATCGAGAACAGCTCTTTTGATGTAGGTGATGATGGCCTTTGTATGAAAAGCGGTCGTGATGAAGCCGGCAGAAAAAGAGGTATGCCCACCGAGAATGTAATCATCCGCGATTGTAAAGTATACCATGCCCACGGCGGTTTTGTAATTGGCAGCGAAATGAGTGGCGGCGCCCGCAACATTTGGGTTAACAACTGTACGTTTATTGGAACCGATATAGGCCTGCGGTTTAAAACAACCCGCGGCCGGGGTGGTATTGTTGAAAATATCTATTGCAACGATATCCAGATGATCGATATTCCCGGCGAGGCCATCCTGTTCGATATGTATTATATGTCGGTAGACCCGGTAGCACTGGCAGGTGAAAAACGCGAGTTGCCAAAAGTAGAGAAGTTGCCGGTAGATGAAGGCACACCTCAGTTCAGGAATTTTGTGGTAAAGAATGTGGTTTGTAATGGCGCGGCCAAGGGCATCTTTCTGCGCGGCATTCCCGAAATGCATGTAAAAGATGTGCTGCTGGAGAATTGCATCCTGCAGGCCCGTAAAGGCATCGATTGCCAGGAAGCATCGGGTATTACCTTTAAAAATATCACGATCCTGAGCAAAGAAACCAACCCGGTGGTAGACATTATCAACAGCGATCACCTCACTTTTGATAAACTGACTTATAAAAAAGATGCAGATCTGTTATTCCGCGTGGCTGGCGACAGAACAAAGAATATAAGTATTCAGAATACCGATGCCTCCAAAGCCAAAGACAAAATTCAGTATGAATTTGGCGCTACGGCACAGGATGTAACCATTAAATAA
- a CDS encoding RagB/SusD family nutrient uptake outer membrane protein, producing MQININKVMGWVLVGSLVLTSCNKKLSEYNPSGMTADVTYTTAKGFETLVNAAYTYTRWWYGKEEGYSLSEMGTDIWTNGTGDVFPQLSRYDNLQGSNTTALGMEWDNFYAAIYLINTGLAQIDNVADYTDKQKTQRGAELHFLRAFYYWHIVETWGGVHLTTVATAPGVIESTANKTPVADFYKLIFDDLDYAVKNLPATTSDYGRATVPVAKAFQARMFLTRGMNTEAANAAREVIYNYGYTLLPKFADLWNMGNLKNKEVIWAVDYSTNLANNDLTSAAYPTGHPRGSNSGHMLFLQVYDQVNTSLLLRDIPNGRPFNRYMPTKALLDLFNESDDSRYQSSFQTAWLCNKAGTAAGNSFNTADVSTFKVGDTVCYTSKNTLPAADMNAKHYTTYDLSRVYNAAGIPTNRKFYVSLKKFKDSTRASSGEAQSARDVFVIRLAEMYLIGAEAELNNGRMDSAVFYLNKVRTRAAVPGHEAAMQITAAQVNLDFILDERARELCGEQLRWFDLKRTNKLIDRVARLNPDAAQYIKPYQTVRPIPQSQIDAVTNKSEFSQNPGYQ from the coding sequence ATGCAAATCAACATAAATAAGGTCATGGGTTGGGTGCTGGTGGGGTCCCTGGTTCTTACTTCATGCAATAAAAAATTATCGGAATACAACCCCAGCGGCATGACCGCCGATGTTACATATACAACTGCCAAAGGTTTTGAAACTTTGGTGAATGCCGCCTATACCTATACCCGCTGGTGGTATGGAAAAGAGGAAGGCTACAGTTTATCGGAGATGGGTACCGACATCTGGACAAACGGTACCGGTGATGTGTTCCCCCAGTTATCGCGTTACGATAACCTGCAGGGCAGTAACACCACTGCCCTGGGTATGGAGTGGGACAATTTTTATGCAGCCATCTATTTAATCAATACCGGGTTGGCGCAAATTGATAATGTAGCCGATTATACCGATAAGCAAAAAACGCAACGCGGGGCCGAACTGCACTTTTTGCGCGCCTTCTACTACTGGCATATTGTAGAAACCTGGGGCGGTGTACACCTTACCACTGTGGCTACAGCGCCCGGCGTAATCGAATCTACCGCCAACAAAACCCCGGTTGCAGATTTCTATAAACTGATCTTTGACGACCTGGACTATGCCGTAAAGAATTTGCCAGCCACTACCTCCGACTATGGCCGGGCTACCGTTCCGGTGGCCAAAGCTTTTCAGGCCCGCATGTTTTTAACCCGGGGTATGAATACCGAAGCGGCTAATGCAGCCAGAGAGGTGATCTATAATTATGGTTACACGCTGCTGCCCAAATTCGCTGATCTGTGGAATATGGGAAACCTGAAGAATAAAGAAGTGATCTGGGCGGTTGATTATTCAACCAACCTGGCCAATAACGATCTTACCTCAGCAGCTTATCCTACCGGTCACCCACGCGGCAGCAACAGCGGTCATATGCTGTTCCTGCAGGTGTACGACCAGGTAAATACCAGTTTGCTGCTGCGTGATATTCCCAATGGCCGGCCGTTTAACCGGTACATGCCTACGAAGGCCCTGCTGGATCTATTCAATGAAAGTGACGATTCCAGGTACCAGTCCAGCTTTCAAACTGCCTGGTTATGCAATAAGGCAGGCACTGCTGCCGGTAATTCCTTTAATACTGCGGATGTCTCCACCTTCAAGGTGGGCGATACCGTGTGCTATACATCAAAGAACACCCTCCCTGCTGCCGACATGAATGCCAAACACTATACAACCTACGATCTGTCGCGGGTATACAATGCCGCCGGCATTCCCACCAACCGGAAGTTTTATGTTTCGTTGAAGAAGTTCAAGGATTCAACCCGGGCTTCCTCGGGCGAAGCCCAAAGCGCCCGCGATGTATTTGTAATACGGCTGGCCGAAATGTACCTGATTGGCGCCGAAGCAGAATTAAATAATGGCAGAATGGACTCCGCGGTCTTTTACCTGAACAAGGTACGCACCCGGGCCGCTGTTCCCGGTCACGAAGCCGCCATGCAGATCACGGCTGCCCAGGTTAACCTCGATTTCATCCTCGACGAACGGGCCCGTGAACTCTGTGGCGAGCAATTGCGCTGGTTCGATCTGAAGCGAACGAATAAACTGATTGACCGGGTTGCCAGGCTCAACCCCGATGCCGCCCAATATATAAAACCGTATCAAACGGTGCGGCCCATTCCACAATCACAGATCGATGCCGTTACCAATAAGAGTGAATTTTCCCAAAATCCGGGATATCAGTAA